The DNA region ATGAGGTGACCTCACATACTTTGGCCAGATGTCTCATTGGCTAAGTTGGCCAATCAGCTGTTTACCGGTATTTGCCAACACCATTTTGTTGTTTCCGTACAGCCACACCATTCAAACACAGAAAAGTTGCTTTTTaacataatacattttttttattttggaagGAAGACAAGTTtactcatattgtaattaattatatgTCATATTTCATACAAATCTGGAAACAGTGAACAGCTACTTTAAGCTACCTAAACTCCAGGTAGCTGTCAGCGAAGTCCATTGGTTTACTAGGAACTCGGATCTTCTTACGCACAGTGACCATGTCAATGGCAATCTGTTTACTGGATTCTACAAGTTAAGACAGGAATCCATACTTTGGTTTTGTGTACCTGGCCACTGTCTCCAAATGCTCAGTTTGGATTGGATTTTTACCACATGTGCAAAAATGTTTACTTTTGGAGACAGTGGACCAgataaacaaaaccaaagcatggattgctatcttaccttgtccatagactaaTTACAGGGCAAGGAAACCATTATGCAAATTGggtgaagtatccctttaagtccAGGTCTGACTAACATGAAGTGATAAACCTATTAAATTGGTATAATACCATAGCCCAGGGTCCATTAGTGATCTTCGCATTCTCAGTGAAGATAAGAATAAAGAACTTAAGAAAGCTGTCACCCTAATCATAGCGGGACCCAAATAGTACAAGATAAAGGATATTGAATGAAGATTTATGGAAGATAGTGTGAACGTCCATTGTTTTCCCTgtacaaaatacaaatatatagtagtatttatTCATGATGAAATCAGTTAGATTACTAATATGATACGTTTCTTTACCACAAAGACAGATTCATGTCCATTTTAAATGTTCTACTTTCGTACCAACACTTTTCTCCAAGGGTGCAATGATGTATGATGTCTCCTCCAGAATCCTCTCCTCCATTGACTTCTTTACCAGACCAAAGTTTCTCAGGGTCATCAGGGTGAAGAGACGTTGCTCTCACCAGCGTGAGCCCTATTTCGAAAGAATGAAACCTGGGGAGGGGATTTTTTAAAATCGAGCAGCTTACATTATATgattttgaagaaaataaaaactATAATCAGAGGGTAGTTTCAGGAGCTCTGCACAGTAAATAAAAAACGCATCATTTCTAAATTATTAAATGTATTTCTGGTTGATTCTAAAAATAGAAGAGTTTTTGTTGCTATTaccttgtggagtggttgagcaTAAGGTTTTGGGATCTTCCTGTAAAGTCCACAGCCTTGGTAACCAGGGCCTCCTTCATAGATTTAAGCACATTGAGAATCACAGCTGGCCTTCCACCAATATAAAGTCTGAAAACCTTCCCAGAGTGATCTGCCAACTACTTGGGAAAGGGCACATGAGGACACATTGCATATAACACAGTAACACTGTGATTACAAGCGATGCAAGATAACATCACCCTTTGATGAAGAAATGACAATacaaatatgaataagaataagaaatatgaataagaataagaaataaaaggaacaagtaattaaagagcagaagcaaaataacaatagcgagactaaatacagggggtaccggtacagagtcaatgtgcgggggcaccggttagttgaggtaatatgtacatgtaggtagagttattaaagtgactatgcatagttaataacagagagtagcagcagggggggggggggggggggtgggggggggacaatgcaaatagtctgggtagccattaaatgttaaattaaatgttcaggagtcttatggcttgtgggtagaagctgtttagaagcctcttggacctggacttggcgttccggtactgcttgccatgcgatagcagagagaacagtctatgactagggtggctggagtttgacaatttttagggccttcctctgacaccacctggtatagaggtcctggatggcaggaagcttggccccagtgatgtactgggccgtacgcactaccctctgtagtgcgttgaggtcggaggctgagcagttgccataccaggcagtgactgtagaaccttttgaggatctgaggaccgatgccaaatcttttcagtctcctgagggggaataggttttgttgtgtcctcttcacaactgtcttggtgtgcttggaccatgttagtttgttggtgatgtggacaccaagaacttaacgttctcaacctgctccactacagccctgtcgatgagaataggggtgtgctcggtcctccttttcctgtagtccacaatcatctcctttgtcttgatcacgttgagggacaggttgttgtcctggcaccaaacggccaggtctctgacctcctccctatagcctGCGTCATCGCTGttggtgatcaggcttaccactgttgtgtcatcagcaaacttaatgatggtgttggagttgtacctggctgtgcagtcatgagtgaacagggaatacaagaggggactgagcatgcacccctgaggggcccctgtgttgagaatcagAGGATGTGTTGCCCCCGACCTTTACCGCCTGGGGgcaacccgtcaggaagtccaggatccagttgcagagggaggctccttgaaagcggcagctctagcctttagctcagtgctgatgttgcctgtaatccatggcttctggttcgggtatgtacatacggtcactgtggggacaacgtcatcgatgcacttattgatgaagccaatgactgatgtggtgtactcctctatgccatcggaagaatcccggaacatgttccagtctgataGCAAAagagtcctgtagcttagcatctgcttaatctgattcctgctttaatttttgcttgtaagcaggattcaggaggatagaattatggtcagatttgccaaatgaattgacgagggagagctttgtatgcgtctctgtgtgtggagtaaaggtgatctattTTTTCTCAttctatgtatttatttatttgaattcatTAGATTTATGTTTACTGTTATTGTATTTTAATTTGTCTCATTTAGAAAACGTAGGACTATTGCATTTTCACaccttttttaaattttatttatttaatattattTGTTGAAATGCATCTCTTGTAAGAAATGTGCTCTATAAATAGTTTTATTAAATTTGGATCTTCACAAATTGATTCTAATTAAATAGCAGCCATTTTGATCCAGTTTTGAGTTAAAGGCATAACTTGGTCCTTGTCACACAACCCCATTTACACATTTTCAACTGTATTAAGGTTTCAACACCTATCGTCACGCACAGAAGAACAACGTCTGGATATTGAAATCATGTCATGTTTTAACTTACTTTCAACATTGTCATTATGTTAATATTTACAGGtctgataaaaaaaaatctatcagGCTTATTGGCAgctacagttaaagtcggaagtttacatacacttaggttggagtcattaaaacttgtttttcaaccactccacacatttattgttaacaaactatagttttggcaagtcggttaggacatctactttgtgtatgacacaagtaatttttccaaaaattgtttacagacacattatttcacttttaattcactgtatcacaattccagtggtcagaaatttacatacaccaagttgactgtgcctaattgacatcagttgagtcaattggaggtgtacctgtggatgtatttcaaggcctacctccaaactcagtgcctctgcttgacatcatgggaaactcaaaagaaatcagccaagacctcagaaaaaaattgtagacctccacaggtctggttcatccttgggagcaatctccaaacgcctgaaggtaccacgttcatctgtatatgcaagcataaacaccataggaccacgcagccatcataccgctcaggaaggagacacgttcggtctcctagagatgaacacactttggtgtgaaaagtgcaaatcaatcccagaacaacagcaaaagaccttgtgaagatgctggaggaaacaggtacaaaagtatctatatccacagtaaaacgagtcatacATGTGTATATCGatacaacctgaaaggccgctcatcaacgaagaagccactcctccaaaaccgccataaaaaagccagactacggtttgcaactgcacatgacctcaatcctatagaaaatgtgtgtgcagaactgaaaaagcgtgtgcgagtaaggaggcctacaaacctgactcagttacaccagctctgtccggaagaatgggccacaattcacccaacttattgtgggaagcctgtggaaggctacctgaaacttttgacccaagttaaacaatttaaaggcaatttgaccaaatactaattgagtgtatgtaatattctgaatgtgatgaaagaaataaaagcttaaataaatcattctctctgctgttattctgacatttcacattcttaaaataaggtggtgatcctaactgacctaaaacagtcaatttttactgggattaaatatcaggaattgtgaaaaacagagtttaaatgtacttggctaaggtgtatgtaaacttcagacttcaactttAAGTTtggttttattttacctttatttaactaggcaagttgtaCTATTATAAACTGTCCATGAACTATGTGAAAGGTGCTGTGTTGATAAAGTACACTGCAGTAAAATATCccacattacattttttatttagaattcatcaAGCCacagattcccacaataagttttgaAAGTACTATCCCATAAAACTGGTACTGAAAGCCTATTAGTATAactttatttcaacaaggaacacagactgagaccaaggtctcttttacagcccTGCGTACACGTTTACACATACAGTTCAGGTACAATGATTAAGAAATTGCACAAGACAAACAAAACCATCACAGATAACACAAAAAACATACAGCAGCAGATTTTTACATTTACACATCGGTTATTCCCCTAACTTGTTATCcacctaacaggttattcccctaacaggttattcccctaacaggttattcccctaacagcacaagaacttgcattacccaaaacagttacaggcaatacaaaaataaaaatcctctaataaatgtttaaaatgggCAAGTGGGACAAGAGTCTCAAGTTTAAGTTGAGTCTGCAGGCTATTCCATAGGCAAGGAGCGtaacaggaaaaggcagccatACCCAACTCTGGAAACCGATTGGGCCTCAAGTGTAATCCATGCTTGAGACTTGTTTTTTAGGAATTCTAATTCTAATATTGATGAGTGATGATAAGAAGGTAGTTTATTCAGAAGTGCTTTATAGACAAACACGAGAGCATGTTGTTCTCGTCTCATGGACAGCGAAGTCCAACGCACattttgatataaaacacagtggtgagttctgtagctaACATCCGTAATAATCCTAAATGCGCAATGATAAGTAGCATCCAGCGATTTAAGTGTTGATGCCGTAGCATGCACGTTGATAATATCCCCATAATCTATAACAGACATAAAAGTAGCTTGCACAATTTTTCTTCTATTTGTAGAGGACAAACATGTTCTGTTTCTAGAGGAAGCCTAGCTTGATTTTTTGCCGTTTACAAAGTTTGTCAATATGCATTTTAAAAGACAGGGATATGGTTGGATGATAAACTAAGTATATTTATATGCAGAGACCTTATTCAGGTCTCTGCATAGGTCTCTTGAACCTATTAAAAATCATAAACTGTGTTCTTTTCAGCTGTACAAAAGACCCTTGTAATATCTTAAAATCTGTCTCCAATAGTGATAATGCTTGGTCAGCCGTTGAAGCGATAGAGTacatgacagtgtcatcagcatatAAATGAATTTGACACTTTCTTATCTCATCACCGATATTGTTTATGTAGAGAGTGAACACTATAACATCAGAGATTCCCCAtcaatggtgtgtgtaatgagTCCTATATTACATATTCACATAAGCAAATTGTGacaaatgaaaaacaaaaatgtgttaaGCACAAATACATATAGATAGTTGAATTAAGTAGAATAATTACAATATTACATGTTATATTACACCAATTCTATTTGATCTCTGTCTAGAATAGCTTCCTCCTAACTAGTTCCCTCTCAGTCTAACACCCAGTCTGTAGGGTTTGGGGGACAGGGTTACACCAAACACAGGGGTGTAGTCAGGTTCCCCCGCATCCTCAGGCCAGACAAACTTGAAGCGTCGCAGCAGAGTGACCATGATCAGGAAGAGCTCCATGCGAGCGAGTCCTTCTCCAAGACACATTCGGGgccctgcaacaacaacaaactgtATGTGCCCTTTATGTATTATGATGTCAACAACATCAGTGAAGCACTTTGGTTTGCTCTATCCCTCACCTGCAGAGAACGGCATAAAGGCCTCGGGCTTCTCAAACTCGCCCTGCTCGTTCAGGAAGTTTAAGGGGTTGAACTCATGGGGGAACTTCCACTGACCCTCTTCAGACAGCACAGAGGTAAGGTTTGGAATGATCAAAGTGCCCTGCAAgtaagaaatggagagagaggatgagacatATCCAAGTGGAGAAGAAATAAGGAACATTATGTTAGAGATTTTGAAATGAGAAGACAAGACATTTTAGATGTATTGCTGCTTCTCACCTTTGGGATACTGTAGCCCATCACCTCAGTGTCTCTGGTGGTGCTATGAAACACACTGAGGGGGACAGTATTGGCGATGCGCTGACTCTCGTGGGTCACTGCCTGAGTGTAAGGCATCCTGTGCCTGTCCTCAAAAGATGCGTGTTCTTTCCCCTCCAGTACCGTGTCAATTTCCTGCTGACACCTCTCTGAGAAGACCAAAGGGAAGGGATTTTGTCAACAAAAGGACTTAAGGCAAAAGTGCTTATCAAAATTGCTTGACACCTTTTTGTTTTAGGAATAAGCTACAACAACTCTATTAGTAGAAAGACAATTTCTGAATGTCAGCATTAGAAGATAAAGCAAACAGACCCTGAATCTCTGGATGGGTCATGAGGTAGAGGAAAGCAGTGAGCAGTGTGTTGGAGGTGGTGTCTGTTCCAGCAAAGTGCAAGTCCAGGACGTACATTATGAGTTGGGCCTCTGAAAAAGAagatccatcctctcctctctggtgggGAGAGTACAGCAGTGTCAGACGAAAACTGTGATgattttgaaggcactgtacaaccTAGTCATAATGATAGATGATGTGGTCAAACCCGCTAATCTAAGCACTTCAACTCCCATAAACAAAATGAACACACTTTGTCTAGTTCATCCAGGTAGGAGTCAATGAAGTCCCTTGGCGCCCCAGGAATCCTGGTTTCCTTATGCTGAGTGACGAGTCCAAGAGACATCTGTCTGCAACAAATTGCATTTTGAAAGGCCTTCTGGAATGGCAAGGGAAGGTGTCGGAGCATGGGCAATGTGTCGTAAAGCTGTGGAGAAAGACCAAGTAGTGAGTCAGAACTACTATTGCACCATCCATTAACTATGCTTCCATGAACTTTTcctgtgatttattttgtcgaCATTTAGTAAGTGTGCATAAAAAAAATAGATGTGACAATTGCCTGCTAGGGTGCGTTTCCATTTAACTATCTTGTGTCGATGAAAACAGCTGGACGCAATGACGTCACGATTAaaatacatacagacatacacttATATATcgcaaatatacacacacacacacacacacacatacattatagttgaagtcggaagtttacatcttagccaaacacatttaaactcagttttcacaattcctgacatttaatcccagtaaaaatctcttgtcttaggtcagttaggatcatcactttactttaagaatgtgaaatgtcagaataatagtagagagaattatttatttcagcttttctttctttcatcccagtgggtcagaagtttaatacactcaattagtatttggtagcattgcctttaaattgtttaacttgggtcaaacgttttgggtagccttcctcaagcttcccacaatatgttgggtgaattttggcccattcctggtgtaacagagtcaggtttgtaggcctccttgctcgcacacgctttttcagttctgcccacacattttctatgggattgaggtcagggctttgtgatggccactccaataccttgactttgttgtccttaagccattttgccacaactttggaagtatgcttggggtcattgtccatttggaagaccaatttgcgaccaagctttaacttcctgactgatgtcttgatatgttgcttcaatatatcaacataatattaattcctcatgatgccatctattttgtgaagtgcaccagtccctccagcagtaAAGGAGCCCCacgcttcatggttgggatggtgttcttcgacttgcaagcctcccccttttccctccaaacataacgatgttcattatggccaaacagttctctttttgtttcatcagaccataggacatttctccaaaaagtacgatctttgtcaccatgtgaaccgtagtctggcttttttatggcggtttaggagcagttgaattcttccttgctgagcggcctttcaggttatgtcaatatatgactcgttttactgtggatatagatacttttgtacttgtttcctccagcatcttcacaaagtcctttgctgttgttctgggattgatttgcacttttcgcatcaaagtacgttcatctctaggagacggaacacATCTTCAACGATTAGCAAACACATCCAAGTATAGCTCCTTCCTGaatggtatgacggctgcgtggtcccatggtgtttatacttgcgtactattgtttgtacagatgaacgtggtaccttcagacgtttggaaattgctcccaaggatgaaccagacttgtggaggtctacaattatttttgagttcttggctgatttcttttgattttcccatgatgtcaagcaaagaggcactgagtttgaaggtaggccttacatccacaggtacaccttcaattgactcaaattatgtcaattagcctatcagaagcttctaatgccattacatcattttctggaattttccaagctgtttaaaggcacagtcaacttagtgtatgtaaacttctgacccactggaattgtgatacagtgaattataagtgaataatatgtctgtaaacaattgttggaaaaatgacttgtgtcaggcacaaagtagatgtcctaactgacttgacaaaactataatttgtggagtggttgaaaaacgagttttaatgacaccaacctaagtgtatgtaaacttccaacttcaactgtacacacacacacacacacacacacacacacacacacacacacacacacacacacaccttaaagtTACATTACCCAGTTAGGCAAATTGCACATTAATAAATTGCCAATAGCCCGTAAGACCTCCCACCTATCTATTTAATGTCTTAGTTAGCCCATGAAAGCCGGCATGTATAATAATTTTCATGTGCCAATGTATTGCCACGGCCCATGCCATGGGGAAActtgcactcctgtagatctgaaataattggatggtgaatCTTGCCAGCCAACTAGAAAAGCAAGGCAAAGCAATTGAGATAttattgaaagaaaagctatttgtATAGTTGAAAACATTGATTTCGCAAGGCGTAGGCATTTAGAATTAAATGTGGAGTGGAGCTTTAGTTACGCGGTGACAGCCTGTGCCCCGTGTTCCCTTCAAAATGATTTGGCAATCATTTATTAGAAAAACACAATTTCCATCATCATTTGTCGCAATAAATAAAGTTAGACAAAATAATAATCCACCTGTCGAATggtaaaaatgtgattttttttgttgttgagacattttttacattttttataaaccTGGGTCAATAGAAGAAACCTGCATAACGATCTACCATCCATATTTACTTTCAAACCAAAAGGTGTGATTTACAGGAAGCAATGTAATTAACATTGTTCTATGCTGTTTTATGTAAGTATACAGTTACCAAAAAGCTGTAATTATGTATAATACCATAGCCCAGGGTCCATTGGCGATCTTTGCGTTCTCAGTGTAGAGCCTCACGAAGGTCTTAAGAAACTCATCATTATAGTCATAACGCGACCCAAAGAGGACAAGGCAGATGATATTGGATGCAGCATTGTGGAAGAGAACCTGTGGGTTCATGGATTTTCCTGTGGAAAAATAACAGTATTACTTTGATAAGAGATACTTTGTTCTCTTTAACGTTGAGCAAGAGGGTAATCTGTATAAGGACATCTGTTAAATGGCTATGTTCCtacaaaacaaaacacaatttTATATGTTCCACTTTCATACCAACGTTTTTCGCCAAGGGTGCAATGAGGTGTGATATCTCCCCCAGAATCCTCTCCTCCATGGACTGCTTCCCCAGACCAAAGTTTTTCAGGGTCATTAGGGCGAAGCGGCGATGCTCTTTCCAGTTGGAGCCATAATCCACAAGAATG from Oncorhynchus mykiss isolate Arlee chromosome 1, USDA_OmykA_1.1, whole genome shotgun sequence includes:
- the LOC110523596 gene encoding cytochrome P450 2F2 — its product is MLGSFVLLWICICLLFFFLKVNRPPNFPPGPQPIPIFGNLLHLSLGNPMKDLEKLAKRYGNVFSLYIGGRPAVILNGLESMKEALVTRAADFAGRPQDLMINHVTEGKGVILVDYGSNWKEHRRFALMTLKNFGLGKQSMEERILGEISHLIAPLAKNVGKSMNPQVLFHNAASNIICLVLFGSRYDYNDEFLKTFVRLYTENAKIANGPWAMLYDTLPMLRHLPLPFQKAFQNAICCRQMSLGLVTQHKETRIPGAPRDFIDSYLDELDKRGEDGSSFSEAQLIMYVLDLHFAGTDTTSNTLLTAFLYLMTHPEIQERCQQEIDTVLEGKEHASFEDRHRMPYTQAVTHESQRIANTVPLSVFHSTTRDTEVMGYSIPKGTLIIPNLTSVLSEEGQWKFPHEFNPLNFLNEQGEFEKPEAFMPFSAGPRMCLGEGLARMELFLIMVTLLRRFKFVWPEDAGEPDYTPVFGVTLSPKPYRLGVRLRGN